The following coding sequences lie in one Nakaseomyces glabratus chromosome K, complete sequence genomic window:
- the SPR3 gene encoding septin SPR3 (CAGL0K04455g~Ortholog(s) have role in ascospore formation and ascospore wall, cytosol, prospore membrane, septin complex localization) — MIDDNSYELDSLDYLNDASFVLFGEGQIFKEDRRVKPAQDVQRRKMLFEELDIGLSMILGQIDKRYAREGMIFNLMVAGRSGVGKTTFINSLFETELIPPTQHQEHGSLPLENYHFLLQNHDGSVNLKLQIVDTPGYANKINNNYCWVPLINYLDEQMTRYVFQEEQPYREEEKRDSRVHCCLYFIEACDTQLHPIDIISMRELSSRCNLIPVLSKSDYLTEAELTAVKQRVKDVIRLQNIKICRFFQSRDKTKEVYGNVPYCVKIQSMVYHWQKNVIRPLEFKTSFDKLQFNELRDLIFGETCTEFVESTETYYERCRQYLLEYRIKNARDDVENNTDLRGLQEYLLYHSVAKSRVDEEMTVFTNPTYLDKVSALKQKYTERLIAEDGVFDKWVERLARTQKNFNLEIKNLQSQINAIKETTKVRSTSNATLVQEM; from the coding sequence ATGATAGATGATAACAGTTATGAATTAGATAGTCTGGATTATCTAAATGATGCTAGCTTTGTTCTGTTTGGTGAAGGGCAAATATTCAAAGAGGACAGAAGAGTAAAACCGGCTCAGGATGTGCAAAGGAGGAAGATGctttttgaagaacttgacATTGGATTATCAATGATTCTTGGTCAAATAGATAAAAGATATGCTCGAGAGGGGATGATATTCAATCTGATGGTAGCTGGACGGAGCGGGGTAGGGAAAACAACATTTATtaattcattatttgaaacGGAACTTATTCCTCCTACCCAACATCAAGAACATGGATCTTTGCCATTAGAgaattatcattttttgtTACAAAATCATGATGGAAGTGTAAATCTAAAATTGCAAATAGTTGATACTCCTGGATATGCaaataaaatcaacaaTAATTATTGCTGGGTACCTTTAATAAACTACCTTGATGAACAAATGACTCGATATGTTTTTCAAGAAGAGCAACCATatagagaagaagagaagagagATAGCCGTGTCCATTGCTGTCTGTATTTCATTGAAGCTTGTGACACACAGTTGCATCcaattgatattattagCATGAGGGAATTGTCATCGCGGTGCAACTTGATACCTGTTTTATCGAAGAGCGATTATCTGACAGAAGCCGAATTAACCGCGGTAAAACAAAGGGTTAAAGATGTTATAAgattacaaaatataaaaatttgCAGGTTTTTCCAATCCAGAGACAAAACTAAAGAAGTATATGGTAATGTCCCATATTGTGTCAAAATTCAATCTATGGTATACCATTGGCAAAAAAATGTTATTAGACCACTTGAATTTAAGACTAGTTTCGACAAGTTACAATTCAATGAACTAAGGGACCTCATATTTGGAGAAACGTGCACAGAATTTGTAGAAAGTACTGAAACATACTATGAAAGGTGTCGACAATATTTACTTGAGTACCGGATTAAGAACGCCAGAGACGATGTGGAGAATAATACTGATCTGCGCGGCCTACAAGAATATTTGCTATACCACTCTGTGGCAAAGAGTAGAGTAGATGAAGAGATGACTGTATTCACAAATCCGACATATCTCGACAAAGTCTCGGCtctgaaacaaaaatacacTGAGAGGTTAATAGCCGAAGATGGAGTATTTGACAAATGGGTGGAAAGATTAGCAAGAACCCAGAAAAATTTCAACCTCGAGATTAAGAATCTTCAATCGCAAATCAACGCCATtaaagaaacaacaaaagTCAGAAGCACAAGTAATGCTACATTGGTGCAAGAGATGTAG
- the SPT4 gene encoding transcription elongation factor SPT4 (CAGL0K04543g~Ortholog(s) have RNA polymerase II core binding, rDNA binding, single-stranded RNA binding activity) codes for MSSERACMLCGIVQTTNEFGRVGCPNCQGIFEEAGVSTMECTSPSFEGLVGMCKPTKSWVAKWLSVDANIPGMYAVKVDGRLPPEVVELLPHYKPRDGSQVE; via the coding sequence ATGTCTAGTGAGAGAGCATGCATGCTTTGTGGAATAGTGCAgaccacgaacgagtttggtaGAGTGGGGTGTCCTAACTGTCAAGgtatatttgaagaagctggTGTTTCGACCATGGAATGCACGTCGCCGTCTTTTGAAGGTCTAGTTGGTATGTGTAAACCTACTAAATCATGGGTTGCCAAATGGCTGAGCGTCGATGCAAATATACCAGGCATGTACGCAGTGAAAGTTGATGGTAGACTTCCACCAGAAGTGGTTGAGTTGCTGCCACACTACAAGCCAAGAGATGGTAGTCAAGTTGAGTAG
- the ADE6 gene encoding phosphoribosylformylglycinamidine synthase (CAGL0K04499g~Ortholog(s) have phosphoribosylformylglycinamidine synthase activity, role in purine nucleotide biosynthetic process and Golgi apparatus localization): MAFVQPGPQALSPFRVENLIQDINNVTGSNSIKVVRSCYIHYAQVLTELSAEQKNVLEVLLTYDSPLDTQNDEYSKQLFDAIKEDKVGSDLGDDTYLIRILPRAGTVSPWASKATNIAAVCGLDHSIKKIERGVALLIKVIPGFPIADHLNELSLKSVFDRMTQTLYINEIPPMSALFHFELPKDITTFPLVSDEATGSPKELLQKTNKDLGLALDAGEIDYLVHVFVEVLKRDPTDVELFMFAQVNSEHCRHKIFNADWTIDGLKKDLSLFQMIRNTHKTTPDYIISAYSDNAAVVDTENQGFFFAPDSTTKEWKATKETIPMLIKVETHNHPTAVSPFPGAATGSGGEIRDEGATGRGSKTKCGLSGFSVSDLLIPGHKQPWELDIGKPSHIASSLDIMIEAPLGSAAFNNEFGRPCINGYFRTLTTKVKNTQNKEEIRGFHKPIMIAGGLGTVRPKFALKNKPITAGSPIIVLGGESMLIGLGGGAASSVASGEGSAELDFASVQRGNPEMERRCQQVIDACVSLGDANPIQSIHDVGAGGLSNALPELVHDSGLGAKFDVRRVLTLEPGMSPMEIWCNESQERYVLGCSQKDLPIFEEICKRERAPYAVVGFATSENRLLVEDSFLETTPINLDMSILFGKPPKMSREAKTEPLKLPTADLKVIPSLDEAVKRVLNLPSVASKSFLITIGDRSVTGLIDRDQFVGPWQVPVADVGVTNTSLGDSICKTGEALAMGERPVNALISAAASAKLSVAESLLNLFAADVKSLKHVKLSANWMSPASHQGEGSKLYEAVQAIGLDLCPELGVSIPVGKDSMSMKMKWDDKEVTAPLSLNITAFSPVSDTSKTWTPLLKKDSDSVLVLVDLAAKKEKSLGGSALLQVFNQVGDSSPTVHDNRTLRGLLEAIIELHNSDIVQAYHDVSDGGLLVTLLEMAFASRCGLNVKIPVQDDAVFKSLFSEELGAVFQISASKLETFQQILSKHNVTDEYIEIVGSPDFNSQQIKIADANDSVIFEDTRGKLQQVWSSTSYQMQRLRDNPKYADEEFANILDDKDPGLHYTLTFDPSDDLEIPKTLNTIRPKVAILREQGVNGQMEMAWCFQQAGFNSVDVTMTDLIDGRVHLDDFVGLAACGGFSYGDVLGAGAGWAKSVLYHEGVRQQFVKFFQEREDTFAFGACNGCQFLTRLKDLIPGCENWPTMERNFSEQYEARVCMVEITDETGNEKSVFLNGMGGSKFPIAVAHGEGRAKFANDGALQKFESGDLGSIRYVDNYGNVTQRFPYNPNGSVNGIAGIRSPNGRVLAMMPHPERVCRLEANSWYPEGKFGEWKGYGPWIRLFRNARKWVG, translated from the coding sequence ATGGCTTTTGTACAACCTGGTCCACAAGCTTTGTCCCCATTCAGGGTGGAGAACTTGATCCAGGATATCAACAATGTTACCGGCAGCAACTCTATCAAAGTGGTGCGTTCTTGCTATATCCACTATGCTCAAGTCCTGACTGAATTGAGCGCGGAACAGAAGAATGTCTTGGAAGTACTGTTGACTTACGATTCTCCCTTGGATACCCAGAACGACGAGTACTCCAAGCAGCTATTCGACGCTATAAAGGAGGACAAAGTTGGCAGTGACCTCGGAGACGACACTTACCTGATCAGAATCTTGCCAAGAGCTGGTACTGTCTCTCCATGGGCTTCCAAAGCCACTAACATTGCGGCTGTTTGTGGTCTAGATCACAGCATCAAGAAGATAGAAAGAGGTGTAGCTCTGCTAATCAAAGTTATACCTGGTTTCCCAATCGCTGACCACTTAAACGAACTATCCCTAAAGTCTGTCTTCGACAGAATGACCCAGACGTTGTACATCAACGAGATTCCTCCTATGAGCGCTCTGTTCCATTTTGAGTTGCCAAAGGACATTACTACGTTCCCATTGGTATCCGATGAAGCTACAGGCTCTCCAAAGGAACTTTTACAAAAGACTAATAAAGATCTAGGCTTGGCCCTTGATGCAGGCGAAATTGACTACTTAGTACACGTTTTCGTTGAAGTGCTAAAGAGAGACCCAACAGATGTTGAATTGTTCATGTTTGCTCAAGTCAACTCAGAACATTGTCGTCACAAGATTTTCAATGCTGACTGGACCATTGATGGTTTAAAGAAGGATCTATCATTGTTTCAGATGATCAGAAACACTCACAAGACTACCCCAGACTACATCATCAGCGCATACTCCGACAACGCTGCTGTTGTGGACACAGAAAACCAAGGTTTCTTCTTTGCCCCAGACTCTACAACCAAAGAATGGAAGGCTACGAAGGAAACTATTCCTATGCTAATCAAAGTCGAGACACACAACCACCCAACTGCCGTATCACCTTTCCCAGGTGCTGCTACTGGTTCTGGTGGTGAAATCAGAGACGAAGGTGCCACTGGTAGAGGTTCTAAGACCAAATGTGGTTTGAGTGGTTTCTCTGTCAGTGATTTACTAATTCCAGGCCATAAGCAACCATGGGAGTTGGATATTGGAAAACCATCTCACATTGCATCTTCTCTTGATATAATGATCGAAGCTCCTTTGGGTTCTGCTGCATTCAACAATGAATTCGGTAGACCATGTATCAACGGTTATTTCAGAACTCTAACAACAAAGGTTAAGAACACCcaaaataaagaagaaatcagaGGTTTCCATAAGCCAATCATGATTGCTGGTGGTCTAGGTACGGTAAGACCAAAATTTGCGCTAAAGAACAAGCCAATTACCGCCGGATCTCCAATCATTGTGTTAGGTGGTGAATCTATGCTAATCGGtcttggtggtggtgcGGCTTCATCAGTTGCCTCTGGTGAAGGTTCTGCCGAACTAGACTTTGCATCTGTTCAAAGAGGTAACCCTGAGATGGAGCGTCGTTGTCAACAGGTTATTGATGCATGTGTTTCCCTAGGGGATGCTAACCCAATCCAATCTATTCACGATGTCGGTGCAGGTGGTTTATCGAATGCTCTACCAGAATTAGTTCACGATAGTGGTCTAGGTGCTAAATTTGATGTTAGAAGAGTTTTAACATTAGAACCGGGCATGTCTCCAATGGAAATTTGGTGTAACGAGTCTCAAGAAAGATATGTCCTTGGATGTAGTCAAAAAGATCTTCCAATCTTCGAAGAAATTTGTAAGAGAGAAAGGGCTCCTTACGCTGTTGTTGGTTTTGCTACTTCTGAAAACCGTCTATTAGTTGAGGATTCCTTTTTGGAAACGACACCAATTAATCTAGATATGTCAATTCTATTCGGAAAACCTCCAAAGATGTCAAGAGAAGCTAAAACTGAGCCATTGAAGCTACCAACTGCTGATCTTAAGGTGATCCCATCCTTGGATGAAGCAGTTAAGAGAGTTTTAAACCTTCCATCTGTCGCTTCTAAATCTTTCTTGATCACTATCGGTGATAGATCAGTGACCGGTTTAATCGACAGAGACCAATTTGTGGGACCATGGCAAGttccagtagctgatgtAGGTGTCACAAACACATCTCTTGGTGACTCTATTTGTAAGACAGGTGAGGCTTTGGCTATGGGTGAAAGACCTGTCAACGCACTAATCTCTGCTGCTGCTTCAGCTAAATTATCTGTTGCCGAATCATTGCTGAACTTATTTGCAGCCGATGTCAAATCATTAAAACATGTAAAACTTTCAGCTAATTGGATGTCTCCTGCTTCTCATCAAGGTGAAGGATCAAAGCTTTATGAGGCTGTTCAAGCAATTGGTTTAGACCTATGCCCAGAATTGGGCGTTTCTATTCCTGTAGGTAAAGACTCCATgtcaatgaagatgaaatgGGATGACAAGGAAGTAACTGCTCCTCTTTCTCTAAACATCACTGCTTTCTCCCCAGTGTCTGATACTTCTAAGACATGGACTCCATTATTGAAGAAGGACTCTGACTCAGTTTTGGTATTAGTTGACTTGGCCgcaaagaaagaaaaatcatTGGGTGGCAGTGCTCTACTACAAGTTTTTAACCAAGTTGGTGACTCATCACCAACTGTCCATGACAACAGAACCCTAAGAGGTCTTCTAGAAGCTATCATAGAACTGCATAACAGTGATATTGTTCAAGCCTACCATGATGTCTCTGATGGTGGTTTACTGGTCACCCTTCTTGAAATGGCATTTGCTTCCAGATGTGGTCTGAATGTCAAGATTCCAGTTCAAGATGATGCTGTATTCAAGTCATTATTTAGTGAGGAATTAGGAGCTGTCTTCCAAATCTCAGCCTCCAAGCTTGAAACCTTCCAACAAATACTGTCCAAACACAATGTGACCGACGAGTACATTGAAATTGTTGGTTCCCCTGACTTCAATTCTCAACAAATCAAGATTGCTGATGCCAATGACAGTGTTATTTTCGAAGACACCAGAGGTAAGCTACAACAAGTATGGAGTAGCACTTCTTACCAAATGCAAAGGCTAAGAGATAATCCAAAGTACGCCGATGAAGAATTTGCCAATATACTAGATGACAAGGACCCAGGTCTACACTATACATTAACTTTTGACCCAAGTGATGATCTTGAAATCCCAAAGACTTTGAATACTATTAGACCTAAGGTTGCTATTTTGAGAGAACAAGGTGTCAATGGTCAGATGGAAATGGCATGGTGCTTCCAACAAGCTGGTTTCAACTCAGTTGATGTTACCATGACCGATTTAATCGATGGCAGGGTCCATTTAGATGACTTTGTTGGTCTTGCTGCTTGCGGTGGGTTCTCCTATGGTGATGTCTTaggtgctggtgctggttGGGCCAAGTCTGTGTTATATCACGAGGGTGTCCGCCAACAGTTTGTTAAGTTTTTCCAAGAGAGAGAAGATACTTTTGCCTTTGGTGCTTGTAATGGTTGTCAATTTTTGACCAGATTGAAGGATTTAATCCCCGGTTGCGAGAACTGGCCAACCATGGAGAGAAACTTCAGCGAACAATACGAGGCTCGTGTCTGTATGGTTGAGATCACTGATGAGACCGGCAACGAGAAGAGCGTCTTCCTAAACGGTATGGGCGGTTCTAAGTTCCCAATTGCAGTTGCTCATGGTGAAGGTAGAGCCAAGTTTGCCAACGATGGTGCTTTGCAAAAATTCGAATCTGGCGACCTTGGATCTATCAGATATGTTGACAATTATGGCAATGTCACCCAGAGGTTCCCATACAACCCTAACGGTTCGGTGAACGGTATTGCTGGTATCAGATCGCCAAACGGCAGAGTGTTGGCTATGATGCCTCACCCTGAGAGAGTTTGCAGATTGGAGGCCAACTCGTGGTACCCAGAGGGCAAGTTTGGCGAGTGGAAGGGTTATGGTCCATGGATCAGACTGTTCAGAAACGCCAGAAAATGGGTCGGTTAA
- the ERG25 gene encoding methylsterol monooxygenase (CAGL0K04477g~Ortholog(s) have C-4 methylsterol oxidase activity, role in ergosterol biosynthetic process and endoplasmic reticulum membrane, plasma membrane localization) yields MSAVFNNATLTDLVREDTYFKTLANIGKFQPQLNFMEQYWAAWYTYMNNDVLATGLMFFLLHEFMYFFRCLPWFIIDQIPYFRKWKLQPTKIPSTKEQLYCLKAVLLSHFLVEAIPIWTFHPMCEKLGITVEVPFPSIKKMSLEIALFFVLEDMWHYWAHRLFHYGVFYKYIHKQHHRYAAPFGLSAEYAHPLETMSLGFGTVGMPILYVMYTGNLHLFTLCVWITLRLFQAVDSHSGYDFPWSLNKFLPFWAGAEHHDLHHHYFIGNYASSFRWWDYCLDTESGPEAKVAREERMKSKAEQKAKKTN; encoded by the coding sequence atgTCTGCCGTTTTCAACAACGCTACATTGACGGACTTGGTCCGCGAAGACACTTACTTCAAGACCTTGGCCAACATCGGTAAGTTTCAACCACAGTTGAACTTTATGGAGCAATACTGGGCTGCTTGGTACACTTACATGAACAACGATGTTCTAGCCACCGGTCTAATGTTCTTCCTATTGCACGAGTTCATGTACTTCTTCAGATGTCTGCCATGGTTCATCATTGACCAAATCCCATACTTCAGAAAGTGGAAGTTGCAACCAACCAAGATTCCTTCCACCAAGGAACAACTATACTGTTTGAAGGCCGTCCTGCTGTCCCACTTCTTGGTCGAGGCCATCCCAATCTGGACTTTCCACCCAATGTGTGAAAAACTAGGTATCACCGTCGAAGTCCCATTCCCTTCAATCAAGAAAATGTCCCTAGAGATCGCTCTGTTCTTCGTTTTGGAAGACATGTGGCACTACTGGGCCCACAGGCTATTCCACTACGGTGTCTTCTACAAGTACATCCACAAGCAACACCACCGTTACGCTGCCCCATTCGGTCTATCCGCTGAGTACGCTCACCCATTGGAAACTATGTCTCTAGGTTTCGGTACCGTCGGTATGCCAATCCTATACGTCATGTACACTGGTAACTTGCATTTGTTCACCTTATGTGTATGGATTACCTTGAGACTGTTCCAAGCCGTCGACTCTCACTCCGGTTACGACTTCCCATGGTCCTTGAACAAGTTCTTGCCTTTCTGGGCCGGTGCCGAACACCACGACTTGCACCACCACTACTTCATCGGTAACTACGCTTCTTCTTTCAGATGGTGGGATTACTGTCTGGACACCGAATCTGGTCCAGAAGCTAAGGTCGCcagagaagaaagaatgAAGTCCAAGGCTGAACAAAAGGCTAAGAAGACCAATTGA
- the COX18 gene encoding membrane insertase COX18 (CAGL0K04521g~Ortholog(s) have membrane insertase activity, role in protein insertion into mitochondrial membrane from inner side and integral component of mitochondrial inner membrane localization) — translation MLRSTIVPRGFSQIPKRHILGNQPYFRPSSRRSISTFQTIADTFTTLHDVSGIHWVVLIPVTTFALRTVFTLPLSIWQRRRIVKQQELRKLVAPISSIVKMRLAVTSKSAKEKRLESGSDITIAKPVGGLSAENLTPEQITLLAVKETRKRQKLLFKKYGVQMWKNAVLPLVQIPLWVTVSMGIRTLTENPLREKLYNNGWLSSVGIDENLYLSEPLEAYPFAVPLVLGTLSMLNVEYNGKVIQGDSAKNLGLKLRADNSRLQLGIQTILNVTRIGTVFMMGFSSQTALLLSLYWISSQLYSLLQNIFLNWLWPYQR, via the coding sequence ATGTTGAGATCTACCATTGTGCCGAGAGGCTTCAGCCAGATACCGAAAAGGCACATACTAGGTAATCAGCCATATTTCCGTCCCAGCTCGAGGAGAAGTATATCTACATTTCAGACCATAGCCGATACCTTCACGACGTTGCATGATGTATCAGGAATTCATTGGGTAGTGCTAATACCGGTGACTACGTTTGCCTTGAGGACGGTGTTTACGTTGCCGTTAAGTATATGGCAAAGGCGACGGATAGTCAAGCAACAAGAGTTGAGGAAGCTAGTGGCACCTATATCGTCTATTGTCAAGATGAGACTAGCTGTTACGAGCAAGAGTGCGAAGGAGAAGAGATTAGAGAGTGGTAGTGATATTACAATTGCGAAACCTGTAGGTGGTCTGAGTGCTGAGAATCTAACACCCGAACAAATTACGTTATTGGCGGTAAAGGAGACCCGTAAGCGTCAGAAATTGTTGTTCAAGAAGTATGGCGTGCAGATGTGGAAGAACGCTGTGTTGCCATTGGTGCAAATACCTCTATGGGTCACCGTATCCATGGGCATCAGAACACTCACAGAGAACCCGCTCCGTGAGAAACTGTACAACAACGGCTGGCTCAGCTCCGTGGGGATAGACGAGAACTTATACCTCAGCGAACCACTAGAGGCCTACCCGTTTGCGGTACCATTAGTGCTGGGCACATTGTCGATGCTCAACGTGGAGTACAACGGCAAAGTGATCCAAGGCGACTCAGCGAAGAACCTGGGACTGAAACTACGTGCAGACAACAGCAGACTTCAACTGGGGATACAAACTATCCTGAACGTGACAAGAATAGGTACTGTGTTCATGATGGGCTTCTCATCACAAACCGCCTTGCTGCTGTCCCTGTACTGGATCAGCTCACAGCTGTACTCCTTGCTACAGAACATATTCTTGAACTGGCTGTGGCCGTACCAGCGGTAA
- the PEF1 gene encoding Pef1p (CAGL0K04433g~Ortholog(s) have calcium ion binding, zinc ion binding activity, role in axial cellular bud site selection, bipolar cellular bud site selection, regulation of COPII vesicle coating and cellular bud neck, cytosol, nucleus localization), with the protein MCARKLKYAAGDDLLLYATPKEAMQNTKRNEEDKKPRVRKPNVRTPSEPGMGQPMPTGRSSGDYVHGASYVPKHQSLSQPQLQQMPIPNAYSSSKTRPIPQQMIGNPVQNLRGNNYGGQGRIVSSPPAMVPPSAAMQRAQAQVSHTPPRIANKSPEVAQNAMLSRTKGALRDSSQTLSEEDAKDTRIAIQLFHNHDVRGKERLTAEELQNLLQNDDNTHFCISAVDALINLFGATRFGTVNESEFISLYKRVKKWRKIYVDNDINGSYTITMSEFHNSLQELGYMVPVEVSEKLFDQYAEFINPANNAKELKFDKFVEALVWLMRLTKLFRKFDKNQDGVAHIQYKEFIDVTLYLGRFLPH; encoded by the coding sequence ATGTGTGCAAGGAAGTTAAAGTATGCGGCAGGTGATGACTTGCTCTTATATGCAACACCAAAAGAGGCCATgcaaaatacaaaaaggAATGAGGAAGACAAAAAACCTAGAGTGAGGAAGCCTAATGTTAGGACTCCTTCAGAGCCTGGTATGGGTCAGCCGATGCCCACTGGGAGATCTTCAGGAGACTATGTTCATGGTGCTTCATATGTACCGAAACATCAGTCGTTATCACAACCACAACTACAACAGATGCCGATCCCAAATGCATATTCATCCTCCAAGACAAGACCAATACCACAGCAAATGATAGGAAATCCGGTACAAAATTTGAGAGGTAACAACTATGGCGGACAAGGAAGGATAGTGTCATCTCCACCGGCAATGGTTCCACCATCCGCTGCCATGCAGAGAGCTCAGGCCCAGGTGTCACATACACCGCCTAGAATAGCTAATAAGTCACCAGAAGTTGCACAAAATGCGATGCTTTCTCGAACAAAAGGGGCATTGCGAGATTCATCCCAAACATTGAGTGAAGAGGATGCCAAGGATACGAGAATAGCAATTCAACTATTTCATAACCATGATGTGCGAGGAAAGGAAAGGCTAACTGCAGAAGAGTTGCAAAATCTTCTACagaatgatgataatacaCATTTTTGTATATCGGCTGTGGATGCACTAATAAATCTGTTTGGTGCCACTCGATTTGGGACAGTTAATGAATCAGAGTTTATCTCTTTATATAAGAGGGTGAAGAAATGGAGGAAGATATATGTGGATAATGATATTAATGGCTCATACACGATCACAATGAGCGAGTTTCACAACTCCCTACAGGAATTAGGTTATATGGTACCAGTTGAGGTAAGTGAAAAGCTCTTCGATCAGTATGCAGAGTTTATAAATCCTGCAAATAATGCGAAGGAGTTGAAGTTTGACAAGTTCGTCGAAGCTCTGGTTTGGTTAATGAGATTGACTAAATTGTTCagaaaatttgataaaaacCAAGATGGTGTAGCACACATACAATATAAAGAATTCATTGACGTGACATTATATCTAGGTCGGTTCTTACCCCACTAA